The sequence GAGGCTGCGCTCCCGGTTCGGGCCGTACTTGAGGTTGACCACCAGCGCCTTGCCCACCCGGGCGTCTTCGACGTGGTAGTCGGTGATGTAACCCTCGCGCTTGAGGATCTCGGCGATGTTGGCCTTGATCTTCGAGTGCGGCAGGGTCACCTCGTCGTGGTACGCCGAGTTGGCGTTACGCAGACGGGTCAGGAAGTCCGCGATCGGATCCGTCATAGTCATTTAGGCTGCTCCTCCACCCTCACCAGCTGCTCTTCTGCACACCGGGCAGCTCGCCGGCGTGCGCCATTTCGCGCAGGCAGATTCGGCACAGGCCGAACTTCCGGAGCACCGCGCGCGGGCGGCCGCACTTGTTGCAGCGGGTGTAGGCGCGCACCGCGAATTTGGGCTTGCGGGCCGCCTTGATAACCAACGCCTTCTTAGCCATGGTCAGTTCTCCTTGAACGGAAAGCCGAGAGCCCGCAGTAGCGCTCGTCCTTCGTCGTCGTTGGTCGCCGAGGTGACGACGGTGATGTTCATCCCCCGCGGGCGGTCGATGGAGTCCACGTCGATCTCGTGGAACATCGACTGCTCGGCCAGCCCGAAGGTGTAGTTGCCGGAACCGTCGAACTGCTTGGCCGACAATCCGCGGAAGTCGCGGATACGCGGCAGAGCAATCGAGGTGAGCCGGTCCAGGAACTCCCACATCCGGTCACCGCGCAGGGTGACCCGGGCGCCGATCGGCATGCCCTCGCGCAGCTTGAACTGCGCGATGGACAGGCGGGCCTTGCGGATCTCCGGCTTCTGGCCGGTGATCGCGGCCAGGTCGGTGACCGCGTTGTTGATCAGCTTGGCGTCCCGGGCGGCTTCACCGACGCCCATGTTCACCACGACCTTCACCACGCCCGGGATCTGCATCACGTTGGCGTAGTTGAACTCTTTGTTGAGCGCGTCCCGGATCTCCTCGCGGTAGCGCACCTTCAGCCGAGGCTGGATCTTCTCTGCAGTCGTCATCTCTAGATGTCCTTGCCGTTGCGCTTGGAGACGCGAACCTTCTTGCCGGACTCGGCGTCCACCCGGTAGCCGATCCGAGTGGGCTTACCGTCGGAGTCGACGACCATCACGTTGGAAACGTGGATCGGGGCCTCTTGCGTGACGATCCCGCCCGAGGACGCACCGGCCTGGTTGGCCGAGTTCGCGACGTGCTTCTTGATCCGGTTGACGCCCTGGACCAGGACCCGGTTGCGGGTGGGGAAAGCCTGCAGGACCTTGCCCTTGGCGCCCTTGTCCTTACCGGCGATGACCAGGACGGTGTCGCCTTTGTGGACCTTCATCTACAACACCTCCGGTGCCAGCGAGACGATCTTCATGAACTTCTTCTCGCGCAGCTCGCGACCGACCGGCCCGAAGATGCGGGTTCCGCGCGGGTCGTTGTCGGCCTTGATGATCACGGCCGCGTTCTCGTCGAACTTGATGTAGCTGCCGTCGGCGCGGCGACGCTCCTTGACGGTGCGCACCACGACGGCCTTGACGACATCACCCCGCTTGACGTTGCCGCCCGGGATGGCGTCCTTGACGGTCGCGACGATGACATCACCGATGCCGGCGTAGCGCCGCGACGAGCCGCCGAGCACCCGGATGCACAAGATCTCCTTGGCGCCGGTGTTGTCGGCGACCTTCAACCGCGATTCCTGCTGAATCACCAGATCTCCTCAATAATCGAGTCGACGCGCGGCATGGCGGTGCCAGCCGGAATCTCCCCGGACGTGCGTGGTCTTGCAGTTCTTACGGAGCCGATGAGCACGCAGGGCCAACTTGCGCTGGCCGAGGTCTGCTCACGGCAACCCCTAGAGCTTAGGTGACGTATCGCCCAGCACCAAATTCGTGCCGCTATCCGCCCAGCGTGCTCATCGCCCATCCGCCCAGCGTGCGTGTTTGGCCCGCGACACTCCGGGCGCGGCGTACAACGATGCACCTTCGCGGCGGTGTCTGAGATGCCCACCGCCGTTACGCTCCGGGGATGACGGGGACGCGGCTCGACACCGGCCGGATCCGGGCGGCGCGCCGGTTGATCGATCCGATGTTTCTCGACACTCCGCTGTATCCCTGTGAGGCGCTGAGTAGGGGCCTCGGCTGCACGGTGAGCATCAAACTCGAGACAGCAAACCCGGTGCGCAGCTTCAAGGCGCGTGCCACCGAGGTCGTCACGAGCCGGCTGCTCGGCAACGGATCCAAGGCCGCGGTGTGCGCCAGTGCCGGCAATCTCGGCCATGCCCTGGCCTGGTCGGGTTGCCGCCGCGGACTCGACATCACCGTCGTGGCATCCCGCACGGCGCCGGTGGCCAAACTCGACCGGATCCGCGCGCTGGGCGCCACGTTGCAGCTGTCCGACGGCGACTTCGACACCGCGCGGGAACAAGCGGCGGCCATCGCCCGACGCGAAGGGATCCGTCTGGTCGAAGACAGCCAGGACGTCGAGACCTGCGAGGCTGCGGCAACCATCGGCCTTGAACTGTTGGACTCCCCGGGATCATTCGATGCCGTCTTGATCGCTCTCGGGGGTGGGGCGCTGGCCACCGGGGTCGGCCACATACTGAAAGCTCTCGCCCCTGGCGTCGAGGTGATCTGCGTTCAGCCCGCCGGCGCCCCGGCGATGACGCAGTCGTGGCGTCAACGGCAAGTCGTCACCACCGACTCGACCGACACCATCGCCGACGGCGTCGCCGCCCGGCGTCCCATCCCGGCCGTCCTGGATGATCTCTTGCTGGTCGTCGACGACGCCGTCCTAGTCCAGGAGTCGTCGATCGTCGCCGGTATGCGGATGCTCTTCACCCATGCTGGCCTCGTGGTGGAACCGTCCGCCGCACTGGGCATCGCGGCGATCCTCGAGGACCGAGACCGCTTCGCCGGCCGACACGTGGTCACCGTCGTGTGCGGCAGCAACGTCGACGTTGACGCCTTTCAGCGTTGGATAGGGTCCGTTCCCCGACCATGAGGGTGCGTACTTGTACGCGACACACCGGGACAAGACGTACAGACACGCACCTTCGCGCTATGTCTCCCTGTCCGCCGCGCAACGAAACCCGATATGACTGGTCGCCGTGTCCTGCGACTGCGGGGACCGAGCCGCAGGCCGATAACGGTGGCAATACTCCGGCGCGCACAGGTGCGACCCGCCCTTGAGGGTCTGACTGATGTCCGGGTCGGCGGGGCCGGCCGGCGCGCAGCAGGGTTTCGGCGGTGCGTCGAGCCGGTGATAGCCACTGAACTCGGTGGCGGTCCACTCCCACACGTTGCCAATCATGTCGACCAGCCCCCAGCCGTTCGGCGGGAATGTCCCCACCGGCGACGTCCCGGCCCAGCCCAGGGCGCCGTCGTTGCGGTACGGAAACGCGCCCTGCCAGGTGTTGGCCATCAACGCACCGCCCGGCCTCTCCTCCTCCCCCCACGCATAGGTGCTTGCGCTGCCGGCCCGGGCGGCGTACTCCCATTCGGCTTCGGTCGGCAACCGCCGCCCCGCCCACCGGGCAAAAGCAGCCGCATCGGGATAGGCCACCTGGACCACCGGATGATCCGGCTTGTCCTCGACAGTGCTGTGCGGTCCCAACGGGTGCCGCCAGCTCGTGCCGGGGATCCACCGCCACCACTGCCGCCAGTCACGCAGATCGACCGGCCCGTCCGTTGGGGTGAAGACCAGGGCGCCCGGTTCGGCATCGCCGTAATGCGCAGGATCGAGTTCCTGCTCGGCGAGGGACACATAACCGGTCGCGGCGACGAATTCGGCGTATTGCGCATTGGTCACCGGATGACGCTCCAGCGCGAACGGCTGCACCGCCACGCTGTGGATGGGCGCCTCTTCGGGATAGAAACTCGTCGAGCCCATCCGGAACACGCCGGCCGGGATCTCGACGAGGTCCGTCAGCATGAGATCAATCCCGCGAAAACGCGGCCGCGATACTTCTTTTCACGTCCAGGTACGGCTCGCCGCTGACGTCGACGGCGACGTCCGCGATGGTCCCGCCGGTGAAGGCGAACGGTGCACGGTAGGCCGACGACACCGCTTGGCCGGTATTGCGCCCGACGCTGACTCCACCGCCGGCCAACGCGAAGGCGCCCGGCTGGGCGACCATGTCGGGCAAGGTGGCGACCACCTCGTCGTCGATGTACAACGAGGCTTCGCCAACCGGCGTGTGACTGCCCTCGACGGTTCCGGTGCGCTCGAACCGGATACCGAAAATGTGCTGGCCCAACGGAATCGGTCCAGGCGATGACAGCCACTGCTCACGCTCGCCGAGGAAGTTGTAGACGTAGTGCAGCTTGCCGTCCTGAACGAACAGCGCATGACCGCCGTGCCGGGCGCCCTGCTTGAACAGCAGTCCCTCAGCAGCAGCGGAATCCACCGTGACTCGGGCCAATACCGAAAATGACCGGCCGCGAAGCTCGACACACGCTCCCAACGGCACCTCGGCGGTGTTCGGGTAATAGGTGTAGCCGGTCCGGTCGCCGGACAGGTACGGCCGCTGCCGGCTGGTCATCTCGAAGATGTTCAAGTCCGCCAACGGCAGACCGTTGTACTTGTCGGCCTCGGCGAACCACATCGCCTTGAGCTCTTCGAGTTTCTCGGGGTGTTCTGCGGCCAGGTCGTGGCACTGACTGCGATCCTCGGCGAGGTGGTAGAGCTCCCACCGGTCGTCGTCGAAGTGACTCCAGCCCGACGGAGTCGCCGCATGCACGGTGTTGGCGAACCAGCCGCGGTGCCAGATCCCGCGAGTGCCCAGCATTGTGTAGAACTGGGTGTGCTTGCCGGTATCTGCCGCCGGATCCACCAGCGCGGCTTTGAAACTCACGCCTTCCAGCGGACGTTGGGCAACACCGCGCACGGTCTCCGGCGGAGTGATGCCGAGCAGGTCATAGACCGTCGGGGTCACGTCGCACACGTTGACATAGGCGTCGCGTACCTCGCCGCGCGCGGCGATTCCGTTGGGCCAGCTGACGATCGCAGGGTCGGCGATACCACCCTCATGAGAGGCGTAGCGCTTGTAGAGCTTGTAGGGCGTGTTGAACGCCATCGCCCATCCGACCGGGTAGTGGTTGTAGGTTTCCGGACTGCCCAGCTGATCGAAGAGTTTCATCGCCTCTTCGACGGAGTCGATGTAGCCGTTGAAGAACTTGTTCTCGTTGGGCGACCCGTTCGGACCGCCCTCGCCGCTGGCTCCGTTGTCGGAAATCACCACGACGATGGTGTTGTCGAGTTGTCCGGACTCTTCCAGGTAGTCCAGGATCCGGCCGATCTGAGCGTCGGTGTAACTCTGGAAACCCGCGAACACCTCGGCCATTCGGGCGAACAGACGCTTCTCGGAGTCATCGAGGCTGTCCCACGGTCGGACCGTGTCCAGCAGCGGCCAAGGCTGGCCGTCGGCACTGGTGACATCGGCATAGGGGTTGATCTCGGACAGCGCGGTGTCCGGCGGCACCAGCCCCAGCTCCTTCTGGTTCGCCAGCACGATTTCCCGGTACTCTTCGTAGCCCATGTCGAAGCGCCCGGCATAGCGGTCGGCCCACTCGGCGAACACATGGTGCGGGGCATGGCCGGCGCCCGGGCAGATGTAGCCGAACCAAGGCTTTCCGGGCGCGACCGTCTGGGCATCCCGGATGAATTCGATTGTCTTGTCGGCGATGTCCTTGGACAGGTGGTAGCCGTCCTCCGGCGTCGCGGGCGGCGCGACCGGGTGGTTGTCATAAACCAGGTCCGGGTACCACTGGTTGGTCTCGCCGCCCATGAAACCGTAGAACCGTTCGAATCCCCGCTGCGTAGGCCAGTGCCGTCGGGCGCCGGCCATATTGGACTCTTCCAGCGGGGTCAGGTGCCACTTGCCGACGCAGAAGGTGTTCCAGCCCTGTTCGGCGAGAACCTCACTGAGCAAGGCGGTTTCGAAGGGAATGCGCCCGCTGCAGTTGGGGAAACCGTCGGTGAACTCTTCGATGGTGGCCATGCCGACACTGGTGGCGTTACGCCCGGTCAGCAGCGACGCCCTGGTCGGCGAGCACAGTGCGGTGGTGTGGAACTGGGACAGCCGGACGCCGCGCTCGGCAATCCGACTCATCGTGGGCATCTCCACCAGCCCGCCGAAGCAGTCCCAGGTGGCGATCCCGGTGTCGTCCCAGACCAGGTACAGCACGTTGGGCGCGCCCTCGGGAGCGGTCGGCGCGGCGAACGGCCCCCAATCCGGTTCGGAATCCCGGATGTCGAGACTGACCTTGCCCGCGAAATCCACCATCGCTCACTCCGTTGTCGGCCCCCAGGACGGATGAGACACTACCGGCCCGGCGGCAAAGCGGCAGTCTTCACACCACGGAGGGTTCCCGACGCTGCGATGTATGGCCCTGGCCTGCACCGGCCGCCAGCAGCTCGCCGAGAAAGGCCGCGGCCGCCGGCGACGGTGCCCGCTCACTCGGGGTGATCAGGGCCAGTTCACGGGGAATCACCGGATCGGTCGCCACACCCACAAGCTGATCCGATTTCGCCACCAGCGCCGGCGGCAGGAACGCGATACCTACGCCGGCGGCCACCAGATCCACGAGGTCGATCGGGGTGTTGGACTCGGCGCAGACGGTTCGAACGAAGCCGAGGTCGGCGCAGATCCCATCGATGTGCAGCCGCGTCCGCAGATCGGAACGCCGCTCGACGAACTCCCGATCCCGCAGGTCGGTCAGGTCCACCACATCGCGATCGGCGAGCGGATCGTCATGTCGCACCGCCAGCGCCAGCGGCTCGGATCCCAATGACAGCCCCTTGACCCGGCTCCCGTCGTAGGGCTGGCTGACGAACGCCAGGTCCAGGTCACCGTCGGCGGTCGCGTGCACCAGCGTGTCAATCGGATCGTGTCGCATTGCGATCTCGATGCGCGGAAAGCTCCGGTGATAGCGCGCCAGCAACGCCGGTAGGTCCACGGCCCCCAGCCCTTGGATCACGCCGATGCTCAGCCGCCCCGACAGCACCCCCTTGACTGCGTCGACCGCGGCACGCGCATGTTCCGCAGCAGCCAGGGCGTTCTGCGCATCCGGCAGCAGCGCCAGGCCGGCCGTGGTGAGGTCGACACGGCGGTTGTTGCGCACCAGCAGCGCGGTACCGAGTTCCTGCTCCAGGCTGCTGATCGACGCGGACAGGGTGGACTGCACCACGTGAACCTTGGCGGCCGCGCGCGTGAAGTGCAGCTCCTCAGCCACAGCGACAAAATGTTTCAACTGCCGCAGTTCCATAGCGCTCAGTGTGCCGCCCGGCTCCGATTGGTCAAATCGAAAGTTCCGTTCCGCCAAGGCTATTACTTTAACGCGCCTGAGACCAAGCCCTGACA is a genomic window of Mycolicibacter heraklionensis containing:
- a CDS encoding type Z 30S ribosomal protein S14, with protein sequence MAKKALVIKAARKPKFAVRAYTRCNKCGRPRAVLRKFGLCRICLREMAHAGELPGVQKSSW
- a CDS encoding arylsulfatase, with product MVDFAGKVSLDIRDSEPDWGPFAAPTAPEGAPNVLYLVWDDTGIATWDCFGGLVEMPTMSRIAERGVRLSQFHTTALCSPTRASLLTGRNATSVGMATIEEFTDGFPNCSGRIPFETALLSEVLAEQGWNTFCVGKWHLTPLEESNMAGARRHWPTQRGFERFYGFMGGETNQWYPDLVYDNHPVAPPATPEDGYHLSKDIADKTIEFIRDAQTVAPGKPWFGYICPGAGHAPHHVFAEWADRYAGRFDMGYEEYREIVLANQKELGLVPPDTALSEINPYADVTSADGQPWPLLDTVRPWDSLDDSEKRLFARMAEVFAGFQSYTDAQIGRILDYLEESGQLDNTIVVVISDNGASGEGGPNGSPNENKFFNGYIDSVEEAMKLFDQLGSPETYNHYPVGWAMAFNTPYKLYKRYASHEGGIADPAIVSWPNGIAARGEVRDAYVNVCDVTPTVYDLLGITPPETVRGVAQRPLEGVSFKAALVDPAADTGKHTQFYTMLGTRGIWHRGWFANTVHAATPSGWSHFDDDRWELYHLAEDRSQCHDLAAEHPEKLEELKAMWFAEADKYNGLPLADLNIFEMTSRQRPYLSGDRTGYTYYPNTAEVPLGACVELRGRSFSVLARVTVDSAAAEGLLFKQGARHGGHALFVQDGKLHYVYNFLGEREQWLSSPGPIPLGQHIFGIRFERTGTVEGSHTPVGEASLYIDDEVVATLPDMVAQPGAFALAGGGVSVGRNTGQAVSSAYRAPFAFTGGTIADVAVDVSGEPYLDVKRSIAAAFSRD
- the rpsH gene encoding 30S ribosomal protein S8, which encodes MTMTDPIADFLTRLRNANSAYHDEVTLPHSKIKANIAEILKREGYITDYHVEDARVGKALVVNLKYGPNRERSLAGLRRVSKPGLRVYAKSTNLPRVLGGLGVAIISTSSGLLTDRQAARQGVGGEVLAYVW
- the rplE gene encoding 50S ribosomal protein L5, translating into MTTAEKIQPRLKVRYREEIRDALNKEFNYANVMQIPGVVKVVVNMGVGEAARDAKLINNAVTDLAAITGQKPEIRKARLSIAQFKLREGMPIGARVTLRGDRMWEFLDRLTSIALPRIRDFRGLSAKQFDGSGNYTFGLAEQSMFHEIDVDSIDRPRGMNITVVTSATNDDEGRALLRALGFPFKEN
- a CDS encoding formylglycine-generating enzyme family protein, with translation MLTDLVEIPAGVFRMGSTSFYPEEAPIHSVAVQPFALERHPVTNAQYAEFVAATGYVSLAEQELDPAHYGDAEPGALVFTPTDGPVDLRDWRQWWRWIPGTSWRHPLGPHSTVEDKPDHPVVQVAYPDAAAFARWAGRRLPTEAEWEYAARAGSASTYAWGEEERPGGALMANTWQGAFPYRNDGALGWAGTSPVGTFPPNGWGLVDMIGNVWEWTATEFSGYHRLDAPPKPCCAPAGPADPDISQTLKGGSHLCAPEYCHRYRPAARSPQSQDTATSHIGFRCAADRET
- the rplX gene encoding 50S ribosomal protein L24, which encodes MKVHKGDTVLVIAGKDKGAKGKVLQAFPTRNRVLVQGVNRIKKHVANSANQAGASSGGIVTQEAPIHVSNVMVVDSDGKPTRIGYRVDAESGKKVRVSKRNGKDI
- a CDS encoding LysR family transcriptional regulator — encoded protein: MELRQLKHFVAVAEELHFTRAAAKVHVVQSTLSASISSLEQELGTALLVRNNRRVDLTTAGLALLPDAQNALAAAEHARAAVDAVKGVLSGRLSIGVIQGLGAVDLPALLARYHRSFPRIEIAMRHDPIDTLVHATADGDLDLAFVSQPYDGSRVKGLSLGSEPLALAVRHDDPLADRDVVDLTDLRDREFVERRSDLRTRLHIDGICADLGFVRTVCAESNTPIDLVDLVAAGVGIAFLPPALVAKSDQLVGVATDPVIPRELALITPSERAPSPAAAAFLGELLAAGAGQGHTSQRREPSVV
- the rplN gene encoding 50S ribosomal protein L14, with translation MIQQESRLKVADNTGAKEILCIRVLGGSSRRYAGIGDVIVATVKDAIPGGNVKRGDVVKAVVVRTVKERRRADGSYIKFDENAAVIIKADNDPRGTRIFGPVGRELREKKFMKIVSLAPEVL
- a CDS encoding threonine ammonia-lyase, giving the protein MTGTRLDTGRIRAARRLIDPMFLDTPLYPCEALSRGLGCTVSIKLETANPVRSFKARATEVVTSRLLGNGSKAAVCASAGNLGHALAWSGCRRGLDITVVASRTAPVAKLDRIRALGATLQLSDGDFDTAREQAAAIARREGIRLVEDSQDVETCEAAATIGLELLDSPGSFDAVLIALGGGALATGVGHILKALAPGVEVICVQPAGAPAMTQSWRQRQVVTTDSTDTIADGVAARRPIPAVLDDLLLVVDDAVLVQESSIVAGMRMLFTHAGLVVEPSAALGIAAILEDRDRFAGRHVVTVVCGSNVDVDAFQRWIGSVPRP